The Fulvia fulva chromosome 13, complete sequence genome window below encodes:
- a CDS encoding Complex I intermediate-associated protein 30, mitochondrial — protein sequence MFATPRMLAKGPPGFWRRSLDEFRRQAIIAVKMEGLHRPTKPFPMIKFEADDSIERCKIMCDSDTGGLSKAGLTYVPGSAHQERIEAPKDGEGGVEGGDIVSTDGGEPAHALFKGSISTELPPNKPNIQRSGYAAWRTRDRGVSLFGKLLWDIDPYFYLALRIKSDGRKYFVNIQTESIVPTDLHQHLLPSYTPGQWETVTIPFSAFVRTNFGMVVEPQKEMMRQKVRSVGIGLIDRVPGPFELRIADVYATNEPPARQVGTEDSGFEVKEEEETQGTGMMDEVEPRRKKGEPERILI from the coding sequence ATGTTCGCCACACCGCGAATGCTAGCCAAAGGGCCTCCCGGCTTCTGGCGCCGCAGTCTGGACGAGTTCCGCCGACAAGCGATAATCGCCGTCAAGATGGAAGGTCTCCATCGTCCGACCAAGCCCTTCCCCATGATCAAGTTCGAAGCCGACGACAGCATAGAACGATGCAAGATCATGTGCGACAGCGACACGGGCGGTCTCAGCAAAGCAGGTCTCACATACGTGCCAGGCAGCGCACACCAGGAACGGATAGAGGCACCGAAAGACGGCGAAGGTGGTGTGGAAGGAGGGGATATCGTGAGCACAGACGGGGGCGAGCCAGCACATGCACTGTTCAAAGGCAGTATATCAACGGAACTACCTCCGAACAAGCCGAACATACAACGATCAGGATACGCCGCATGGAGGACGAGAGATCGCGGCGTGAGTCTATTCGGCAAGCTACTCTGGGACATCGATCCATACTTCTACCTCGCCCTGCGAATCAAAAGTGATGGAAGGAAATACTTCGTCAACATACAAACCGAATCCATCGTACCCACCGATCTGCACCAGCACTTACTCCCTTCATACACACCAGGCCAGTGGGAGACAGTCACGATCCCCTTCTCAGCGTTTGTGAGGACGAACTTTGGAATGGTCGTAGAGCCGCAGAAGGAGATGATGAGGCAGAAGGTCAGGAGTGTGGGGATTGGGCTGATTGATCGGGTGCCGGGACCGTTTGAGCTCAGGATTGCGGATGTGTATGCGACGAATGAACCGCCTGCAAGACAGGTTGGGACGGAGGATAGTGGGTTTGAGgtgaaggaggaggaggagacgCAGGGTACGGGGATGATGGATGAGGTTGAGCCGAGGAGGAAGAAGGGGGAGCCGGAGAGGATCCTGATTTAA
- a CDS encoding Tyrosinase, translating to MARLWRTLTILCLVALQYCRGTGASFDLEGRAPTAALAGAEGDGQDSNIVLRREINDFLRLNDGKTANLFLLALRQLYSKDKGDLMSFWEVAGIHGRPHRSWNNEGQTGSGGGWAPHSSTLFLTWHRAFLGLFEQVIYQNAQQILDAATMEFQNGYRQALHDLRLPYFDWASNGGRMPDILTLPKWNVVLPDTNGTFNDDECFPHAPQNTWNRSVRSPSSHEPDAVSELSHIQEHLAANTTGLQRRIKALLLDDKYSTWPAFSNEGSTEATYQSIEALHNDFHQLIGGPNTGHMTYYDYAAFDPIFYLSHANLDRLCAIWQIMHPDAWVTPQINQKGNFGTLANDTESTGTPLKPFRDSNGKFWTSNDVRNIMALGYSYPELQLKPHSNGATGFRDHVRGQVEGLYGSASSAPEMTFAPVV from the exons ATGGCGAGACTGTGGAGAACCCTGACCATCCTCTGTCTGGTAGCTCTTCAATACTGCCGTGGGACGGGCGCGTCCTTTGACCTCGAGGGACGAGCCCCGACCGCTGCACTTGCGGGAGCTGAAGGAGACGGACAAGACAGCAATATCGTTCTGAGGAGAGAGATCAACGACTTTCTGAGGCTCAACGATGGCAAGACTGCCAATTTGTTCCTGCTTGCGCTGCGGCAGCTCTATTCGAAGGACAAGGGGGATCTCATGTCTTTCTGGGAGGTCGCCGGCATCCATGGACGACCACATCGAAGCTGGAACAATGAAGGGCAGACTGGCAGTGGCGGAGGCTGGGCTCCTCATTCATCAACACTGTTCCTCACCTGGCACCGCGCTTTCCTCGGACTATTCGAGCAAGTCATCTATCAGAATGCCCAGCAGATCTTGGACGCTGCGACCATGGAGTTCCAAAATGGATACAGGCAGGCACTGCATGATCTACGATTGCCATACTTCGACTGGGCATCAAATGGTGGTCGAATGCCGGATATCTTGACCCTGCCGAAATGGAACGTCGTCCTACCCGACACC AATGGGACGTTCAACGACGACGAGTGCTTTCCGCATGCGCCTCAGAACACATGGAATCGATCGGTACGATCTCCTAGCTCCCATGAGCCTGATGCTGTCAGTGAACTGTCGCATATCCAGGAGCATCTAGCGGCGAACACCACAGGCTTGCAACGACGGATCAAGGCACTTCTTCTTGATGACAAGTATAGCACTTGGCCAGCATTCAGCAACGAGGGTTCGACTGAAGCGACGTACCAAAGCATTGAGGCGCTCCATAACGACTTTCACCAGCTTATCGGCGGCCCCAATACTGGCCATATGACTTACTACGACTATGCAGCGTTCGATCCGATATTCTATCTTTCTCATGC CAACCTCGACCGCCTCTGCGCGATCTGGCAAATTATGCATCCCGATGCATGGGTCACCCCTCAGATCAACCAAAAGGGCAACTTCGGCACTCTAGCAAACGATACCGAAAGCACCGGGACGC CTTTGAAACCTTTTCGAGACAGCAACGGCAAATTCTGGACCTCCAATGATGTCCGCAACATCATGGCTTTGGGATACTCGTATCCCGAGCTTCAGCTCAAACCGCATAGTAACGGTGCGACTGGCTTCAGAGACCATGTCAGGGGACAGGTTGAGGGATTGTACGGCTCTGCTTCGTCTGCGCCAGAAATGACGTTTGCGCCTGTGGTTTAG
- a CDS encoding NmrA-like family domain-containing protein 1 produces the protein MSYRSVVVFGGTGAQAGPIVRHLSAAGTFKITVPTRNTSSDSAEAVAKLPNVKVIQSDYTSEQGLRTSFAGQDACYFIINSFDIREPDEYFWTMRAYEIAAQSGLKHFVYSGARNRLAENGFDEAYRNSHNVVKAHMSDWLQQQNSKILPWTVVYGGVYAEMLGSALLPMKQGEEFVFVAPVHENSVIPLMPLENYGITVTHILQHPKDFIDEFVDAGATPSTLPEIVAAFVATTKKSARFQPITQDQWFEEAANKGMDPESRFPKTASADDPATFTFRKSFGSWWNMWRDNTKEVEDRGRTKSGDKLFVPGRIATLSEWMEKTNYQAEPKEPTKMRREAAAKSS, from the exons ATGTCCTATCGATCAGTCGTTGTATTTGGCGGCACTGGCGCCCAAGCCGGTCCTATCGTTCGTC ATCTCTCGGCAGCAGGAACCTTCAAAATTACAGTCCCCACGCGTAACACATCCTCAGACTCCGCAGAAGCTGTGGCCAAGTTGCCCAACGTAAAAGTAATACAGTCCGACTACACTTCTGAACAAGGTCTCCGAACATCCTTCGCCGGTCAAGATGCCTGTTACTTCATCATCAACTCCTTCGACATCCGTGAGCCGGACGAGTACTTCTGGACCATGCGAGCCTACGAGATCGCCGCACAAAGCGGTCTCAAGCACTTCGTCTACAGCGGAGCTCGGAATCGTCTTGCTGAGAATGGCTTCGATGAGGCGTATCGCAACAGCCATAATGTTGTGAAGGCGCATATGTCAGACTGGTTGCAGCAGCAGAATAGCAAGATTTTGCCGTGGACGGTCGTCTATGGTGGTGTTTATGCCGAGATGTTAGGGAGTGCGCTCTTGCCGATGAAGCAAGGCGAGGAGTTTGTATTCGTTGCTCCAGTGCATGAGAACAGCGTCATTCCTCTGATGCCGTTGGAAAACTATGGCATCACAGTCACCCACATTCTGCAACACCCGAAGGACTTCATCGACGAGTTTGTCGACGCAGGAGCCACACCTTCCACCTTGCCCGAGATCGTCGCAGCATTCGTTGCGACCACGAAGAAGAGTGCTCGATTCCAGCCCATTACACAAGATCAATGGTTCGAGGAAGCGGCGAACAAAGGCATGGATCCAGAAAGTCGATTTCCCAAGACTGCCAGCGCAGACGATCCGGCTACTTTTACGTTCAGAAAGTCGTTCGGATCATGGTGGAATATGTGGAGGGACAACACTAAAGAGGTTGAGGATCGCGGTAGGACCAAGTCGGGTGATAAGCTGTTTGTTCCAGGTCGGATTGCCACCTTGTCAGAGTGGATGGAGAAGACGAACTACCAAGCGGAGCCTAAGGAGCCGACTAAGATGAGGAGAGAAGCTGCTGCAAAATCTTCTTAG